The Mangrovibacterium diazotrophicum DNA window ACGCTCATTTTTCGTCGTGGCTGTACGCCATTACCTATAATTACTCGATTGACTACCTGCGACTGAAAAAGAAGCTGCACTACCCGAACTGGAACACGGAAAACGAGATCCAGGACATCCCGGACGAATCGGAAGCCGATCTGCAGGATTTGAGCTACGACAACCTGCTGCAGATTCTGGAAATGATTCACCCCGAGGAAAAAGCCTTGTTACTGATGAAATACCAGGACAACCTGCCGGGAAAAAGCATTGCCCAAACGCTGCGCATTAGTGAAGACGCGGTGAAAATGCGATTGAAACGAGCGAGGACTCGGGTCATTTACCTGTACCAAACCAAATTCGAAAAAGA harbors:
- a CDS encoding RNA polymerase sigma factor, with the translated sequence MTKAQYKDLPDEELVRLIAQENKTELFELLYKRYFLKVVDKCYSFIKNRSMAEDFANDIFSKAFEKLPGFKGNAHFSSWLYAITYNYSIDYLRLKKKLHYPNWNTENEIQDIPDESEADLQDLSYDNLLQILEMIHPEEKALLLMKYQDNLPGKSIAQTLRISEDAVKMRLKRARTRVIYLYQTKFEKD